The Kosmotoga arenicorallina S304 nucleotide sequence GCTTTGAACCCTTCCAGCTCATGAGAAGACTCTATCTTGAGCTTTTCATATATTCTTATATGATCCTGTGTTGAGAGCTCTTCTATCAAGTCTTCAAGTTTGATACCATGATAATCATCGCTATGAACAACCGTGATTCCGTGCATCAAAAACAAATTAGCCCCGGCAAGAATATATTCTCTTAGCTCTTCTTTACCAACGGGGAGTTTTTTGCGCAATCTCTCCAGAGCCCTTCCCTTTATCAGACCTCTCTCGAGATCGGTACCATCGATTCCCTCAAGAGCGTTCAAGGAATACCGTTTAATCATTGAACTATTTACGGTTGCAACATGACCGCATACACGAACTAGAAGCAAAGGCACTGATGTTATTCCATCAAGAAACTTCCTATCAGGCATAAATCCGAGTTTCTCTTGATCCCAGCCGCGGCCTTCCACAAAACCCACAGATTGTTTCTTTAAGTTTTTTAGCAGCGCTACAAATTCGTCCTTTGTCCTGATTTCTGAAAGGTCAAGCATAAACTCTCTTTTGCCGGTTGCCAGAAGATGTGCATGAGAATCTACAAGTCCCGGATAAAGATAACAACCCTTCAGGTCAATAACCTCGGCTAATTTCGGTTTGTGGCTCGAAACCATACCCTTTTCAACAAAAAGATCACGAAAATCGTACTCACCACTTAGGGGATTATATACCCTGCAATTTTTAAATATTCTGTTCATGCTTTTTTCAGTGCCTTTGCGATTTTTCCAGCCAGAGAGGCGTTGTTCTTCAACAGTGCGACGTTTGCTTCGAGGGTTTTTCCGTCAGAGAGCTCTGATAGCCTGCCTAAGAGGAAGGGGGTTAATCCCTTACCTGAAACTCCCTTTGCCTTCGCTTCAGATACAGCCATTTCCACATATTTTATCAATTCATCATAGGGGACTTCATATTCCTCCGGTATTGGATTTGCTACAAGAATCGCCCCTTCTATTCCCAGCTTCCTCTTTTCCTTAAAAATCGCCGCAATGTCTTCAGGAGTTTCAACAGTAATGTTCAATGGATATTTACTATATCGGCAGTGAAATAGCGGGAAACTATCTGTTTGATAACCTATAACGGTAACCTGAAAAGTCTCAAGAAACTCGAGCGTTTTTTCCACATCCAAAATGCTTTTTACCCCTGCTGAAACAACCACCATATCTGTTTTCGACAATTCGATTATGTCCTGTGACACATCCCAGCTTACATCGCGGTGCACTCCACCGATGCCGCCTGTTGCAAATACCTCTATACCTTCCCTCGCAGAAAGCCTAAGTGTGGCGCTCACTGTGGTTGCAGCGTTATTTTTCATGGCTGTGGCAACCGGTATTTCAGCAGTACCTACTTTCATCACATTCTCGGTAGTTGCGAGATACTTCAGTTCATCTTTCGTCATGCCGATCTTTATGTTACCGTTGATTATGCCAATTGTTTTTGGCACAGCACCCTCTCGCTTTACCACCTCTTCCATTGCAAGAGCTGTTTTGAAATTTACAGGCCATGGTAGTCCATGAGCTATGACAGTGGATTCAAGTGCCACATAGGCTTTCGACATCAGGTCACCCCCAACTCAATGATATCTGAAGTATTTCTTCGAGAAAAATCTCGCCATATAAAGCCCTCCTATAAACCCTCCGACGTGTGCCCACCAGGCAACCCCTGAGAAATTTGCTCCTATTATAGAGAAAGTCCCGTTGAAAAATTGTATAAAAAACCAGACAAGCAAGAATATGAAAGCAGGCACTTCTATTATAAAGGGAAGGAAGAAAATAGGAATAAATGTTAGAATTCTGCTCATCGGGAAAAAATAGAGGTAAGCTCCCATTACTCCAGCTATTGCGCCCGAAGCGCCAATGACAGGTATCTGGGAGGTGGGGGAAAGCAAAAATTGTAAAAATCCCGCCCCAATTCCCCACAATATGTAATAAACAAGAAATCTGAAATGTCCGAGCATATCTTCAACATTATCCCCAAAGATGAACAGTGTCCACATATTTCCCAGCAAGTGTGTCCAACCCCCATGAAGAAAGGTTGAAGTTATAAAAGGGGAAAGGTCAAACCGATTGTATTGAATTAAATATCGATTATAGAGCAAAATTTGCCCTTTTGTATATCTTGCAGGCACAAGGCCGTGATTGTATATTAAAAGAAGCAATTCACCATCTGAAAGGAAAAGCTCGTATATGAAAACAAAGATATTTGTAATTATTATCACCCACATAATATAGGGCTTTCGTCTGCTGGGAATGGTATCTCTAAGAGGAAACAATTCATCACCTCCATATGATTTATTTTACCAGAAAGGGACCTTGAAAAGCTCGGGACGTGGTGATATAATGTATTCGCTTTGCCCCCGTAGTTCAACGGATAGAACGGCGGATTCCTAATCCGCAAATGAAGGTTCGATTCCTTCCGGGGGTACCAGCAGCGCGGGAAATTCCCGCGCTTTTTAAATAATGGCTTCTCTTTTTCTTTAACAGAAAATAGTTGGTGTATCAAAGACATAATACCTACTAATTGAAAATAAACGCTGTTTTTTGTCAATTTGTGGGGTTGTTCACAAATAATTCAGGGAATAAAATCAAGCTGGAACACATAATTTTCTTCTGAGGAGGTTTGCCAAAGTGGCCGAAATAAGTCTGTTTGAAAATGCTTTGAAGCAGTTCAGAAAGGCCGCCAAAGTTATGGAACTCGATCCCTGCCTTGCGGATGTGCTCATGCATCCAAAGAGGGAACTTACAGTCAATTTCCCCGTCAGAATGGACGACGGTAGTGTAAAAGTATTCACCGGTCACAGAGTCCAGCACAACATAGCCAGAGGTCCCGCAAAAGGCGGAATAAGGTATCATCCAAATGTTACCCTTGACGAAGTAAAGGCTCTCGCTTTCTGGATGACATGGAAATGTGCTGTGGTTGGTATACCATATGGCGGTGGAAAGGGTGGAGTTGAAGTAGATCCAGCCGAACTTTCAGCTGCCGAGCTCGAGAGGCTTTCAAGAAGATTCTTCTCTGAAATACAGGTAATAATAGGAGAAGACAAAGATATTCCCGCGCCAGATGTTAATACAAATGCTCAGATAATGTCCTGGTTTATGGACACTTACTCTATGAATGTAGGCCACTCAGTTCTTGGAATTGTCACCGGGAAACCAATGGATATTGGCGGTTCAGCCGGAAGGCCAGAAGCAACAGGTAGAGGCGTCAGGGTTGTAACAGAAGAAGCCATAAATTACAAAGGCCTTGATGCAGAAAGCTCCACCGTAGCTGTACAGGGCTTCGGGAATGTTGGTTCTTTTGCCGCCAAGTTGATTCAGGACGAACTTGGTGCAAAAATCGTAGCACTTAGCGATGTTTCTGGTGGTATATACAATCCTGACGGATTAGATATTGACGAAGTGATAGCTTATAGAGATCAGAACAACGGTGTGATCAAGGGATACCCAAATGCCACAACAATCACCAACGAAGAACTTCTTGCCCTTGATGTAGACATTCTTATTCCGGCAGCTCTTGAAAACGCTATTACCATGGAAAATGTTGATAACGTAAAAGCCAAAATCATCGTTGAAGGTGCTAATGGCCCTATAACACCGGAGGCTGAAGAGGTTCTCCTCAAGAAAGATATCTTCATTGTCCCTGACTTTTTGGCAAATGCCGGTGGTGTTACCGTTTCTTATTTCGAATGGGTTCAAGGCCTTCAATGGTATTTCTGGGATATTGAAGATGTAAGAAAAGCCTTGCACAAAATCATGCGCCAGGCTTTTGGAAGTGTTGTGAACACGATGCACAAGTATAACACCGATATGAGAACAGCGGCTTATATCGTCGCAATTGATAGGGTTGCTACTGCTACAAAGCTCAGAGGCATATACCCTTGATAAAAGAAAACAAAGAGGGGCTTAAAGCCCCTCTTTTCTTTTTATCTTTAATCTTTTCACTCCAGACTATCTTTCAATTCGTTAAGCCTTATCTCTAGGTCTGCTTCAATCAATTTGGAAACGAGCTCTTCAAGATCGCCATCGAGAATTTCCATAAGCCGATAACTGGTATAGTTTATCCGATGATCTGTAACCCTGTTCTGGGGGAAATTGTATGTCCTTATCTTTTCGCTCCTGTCGCCAGAACCAATTTGAGACTTTCTTTTTTGAGACATTTTGTTTAATTGGTCCTGCTGCATCATATCGAAAAGTCTCGCTCTCAGCAATTCCATAGCTCTTGCTTTGTTCTGATGCTGGGAGCGGTCCTTTTGAACAGATACGGTAATTCCTGTGGGGATATGAACGATTCTTACCGCTGACTCGGTCTTATTAACATGCTGACCACCTGCACCAGAAGATCTGAATGTGTCTATGCGCAGTTCAGAGGGATCAATTTTTACATCCAGCTCCGTAGCTTCTGGAAGGATTGCGACAGAAGCGGCAGAAGTATGAATCCGCCCTCCGGATTCGGTTCTCGGAACTCTCTGAACTCTATGCACGCCACTTTCATATCTGAGCTTTCTGAAAACGTCTCTCCCCTTTATTTCAAAGATGATTTCTTTATAACCGCCTAAATCCGTTTCATTGACATCCAGCACATCTATTTTCCAGCCAGACCTCTCTGCAAATCGCGTATACATTCTAAAAAGGTCTGCTGAGAATAGAGCTGCCTCCTCGCCTCCTGTCCCAGCCCTGATTTCTACAATGATATTCCTGTCTGAATTCTCATCAGGAACAAGGCGCATTTTGAGCTCAATATGGAGTTTTTCAATCTCGCTTTGTAACTGCTCCAGGGTTTGCTTTATCTCTTCCTGTTCATCTGGCGGGGAGAGCTCAAGGAGATCTTCCCATTCCCTCAATTCCCTCTCCTTTGCTTCGATTTTCTCTTCAATAACAAAGATTTCCCTTAATTCTGCATGTTTTTTGCTCAGCTCCATTAGTTTGTCTGGATTAGAGGAAATTTCCGGTGAAGATAATTCCTTTTCGACTTCTCTAAGCTGTTTTCTCAATGAATCAAGAATTTCTACAGGATTCATCAAATTAACCTCCTGGTTACTGCCTCAGGGTCTCGAGCATAGTTCTTGACCTGTTCCATAGAAATATCACCCTGTTTAAAAGCATTTATGAGGGCGTCATCAAAGGTAACCATTCCGAATCTTCCACCTGCCTGCATCATGGATTCTATCTGATGGAATTTTCTTTCCCGAATCAGGTTTCTAATCGCCTGGTTTACAACCATTATCTCTAAGATCGCCACTCTTCCTTTGCCGCTCTTATGCTTCAGGAGCCTTTGATATATTACTGCCAGCAGACTGTTTGCAAGTTGCATGGCAATCTGGTTCTGCTGGTGAGGCGGAAAAACGCCAACAATTCTTTCCGGGGTTGTAGCAGCTGAATTTGTGTGGATGGTTGAAAAGACAAGATGTCCCGTTTCGGCTGCGGTCATTGCAAGTTCCATTGTTTCGGCGTCTCTCATCTCGCCCACCAGTATGACATCAGGGTCTTGTCTTAAAGCATATTTCAGACCATTTGCAAAGGATTTGGTGTCCTGTCCCAGCTCTCGCTGATGAATTAGCGCTAACTTCGACTCGAAAACATATTCTATGGGGTCTTCAATGGTTATAAGATGAACCGGCCGGTTCAAGTTAATGTGTTCAAGCATTGCTGCAAGCGTGGTTGACTTTCCGCTACCAGTGGGACCTGCAACAAGCACAAGCCCTTTATCTGGCGAACAGAATTCCTTGAAAAGCGATGGATATCCGAGATCTTCAAGAGTACGGATCTTTTTCGGAATTAACCTTAGCGCTAAAATGGGCAGTTTATCTGAAAAATAAAGGTTTCCCCTGACTCGTGATTCGCCATAGCTGAAAGAAAAATCTACCTCTTTTTTAGCCGGTTCTGTAAGTTCGACTCCTGACTTATCTTCCAGCTCTTTTAGCAGATTAATCACCGCTTCTTTTGAGGGTTGTAGCTCATTATCGTTGAATAGCGAGCCATCTATCCTGAAAGCCACCTTTTTGTCTGGAGTGATATGAATATCGCTTGCACCGTAATTTTCACCTTTGGAAAGGATTTCATCGAGCTGCATTGTTCCACCTCCCTCTTTTCTTAATGGATTTTAACACAGCGAAATGATAATATCTTTTTGGTAAGATGTATTATTTCTTCAAATCAATTCGGGAGGTTGAAAGATGTTCTACGAACTTTTTTTACGCTCTTTTGCTGATGGCAACGGTGATGGTATAGGCGATTTCAAGGGTGCTACTAAAAGACTCGATTATCTCGCAGAATTAGGCATAACGGGAATATGGCTGCTTCCGGTGATGAAATCCCCTTCTTATCATGGATATACTGTTTCTGATTTCTATTCAATAAACCCATCTTATGGAACTATTGAAGATGCGAGAGAATTTCTTGAATGTGCTCATGCAAAAGGCATAAAAGTAATTCTTGATATGCCTTTGAACCATACTGCCATAAACCATCAGTGGTTTTTGAGAGCTCTTGCCGGTGATAAAAGTCACAGAAAAAAATATCTCTGGCTGGAGAGACCTGAATGGCTGGAAGCACGTAGACACTGGGACAACCAGGGAGTTTGGTCAAAGCTCAACGGTGAATATTACTACGCGCTTTTTGGGCCTGGAAGTCCGGATTTGAACTATGAAAATCCCGAGCTTCGCGAAGAGGCCAAAAGAATCCTCTCCTTCTGGCTTTCTCTTGGCTTTGACGGGTTCAGGTTTGACGCCGCCAAACATATCTTCGATTTTTCAACGGAAAGAGGCAAATGTGAATATCAACACGCAAAAAACCTTGCTTTCTGGAAAGAAATGACTGAACATTGCCGTAAAATTAACCCGGATGCTATTTTCGTTAGCGAAGTCTGGGACGATCCCGATGTGGTGGACCTCTATTCCTCAATATTCGGAATCGGGTTCAATTTTCCTCTTGCATATGCGATAAAAGAGAGCGTTATGGAGCTAAATCCAAATAGAATGGTTGAGGCATTGTATCATGTAATGAACAGGTACTTTGAAGATGTGCTTCAATACAGTTCTGGAATTTTCCTTACAAACCACGACATGTCAAGGTTGCTTTCTTACATGAAAGGAGACAAAGAAAAGGCGCATCTTGCTCTCTCAGTGCTGTTGACGCTTCCTGGTATCCCCTTTATTTATTACGGTGAGGAATTAGGGATGAAAGGAGAATACAACGAATTTGCTAACGAAGCCCAGCTTGAGCCATTCCCGTGGTTTGAACTTGGCTCTGGACCAATGCAAACGGAATGGAAAGCCTTCACAAGCAATCCTCCCTATTCAGGTACCTCTTATGAGGTGCAGAGCAATGAAAGCAATTCTTATTTTTCTAAATATAAGAATATCCTGCATTTTAGAAAAAACAACAACTGGATTGACAGCGCCAAAATCCTTGAAGTAAAAGCTGAAAACAACATTCTATTTATCTCTGTCGAATCAAAAGGAAAAGTAGCTTTAATTGTACACAATTTCGATCAAAAAACAGTTATACTTGATAAGAAAGGCAATATTGTCCTGATAAATGGAGAATTGTCCGAACAGAAGAATTCCTTTTCTCTTGGAAGAATGAGTTCAGCGATGATAGAACAATAAAAAAGCGGGCTGCAGCCCGCAACAGGAATAGGGGGGTAAGCTTTCTTTATAAATAAGACTGATTATGTTCTATTTTTGTTCAAAGGGGAAGAAAGATTGTGAAAAGCAGAGAAGAAAGAGCCAAAAAAGGAGCAATAATAGGAATTGCTGGCAATGTTTTTTTATCTGCATTAAAAATTTTGACAGGTTTATTTACCGGAAGTATGGCAATTACAGCTGATGGACTCGATTCCGCGACAGATATAATGACATCTGTGATAACTTTGGTTTCAACAAATCTCTCCAAAAGACCCCCCGATGAAGAACATCCGTATGGTCATGAGCGTGCTGAAACAATTGCTTCCAAGATAATCTCTATGATAATCTTTTTCGCAGGTGCCCAACTTGCCATTTTCTCAATCCAGAAGCTCATTTCCGGAAAACTTGTATTTGAAAATCTGCCAATTGTTTTATCCGTAGCCTTAATATCATCAACAGGAAAATATGGGCTTTACAGATACAAATTGCACATCGGTCATAAGATCGATAGCAATGTTTTTATTGCCGATGCCATGAACATGAAAAACGACATATTCATTTCGCTTTCTGTTGCTGCGGGAATGGTTATCGTCAAACTAACCGGGTTGTTCATCTTCGATGCGATATTGGGACTTTTTGTCTCCATCTTTGTCATAAAGACTTCTATCGAACTTTTCATGAGCAGTAGCTTTGAACTAATGGACGGCATTCAGCCAAAGGACGATATCTATCGCAGAGTATTGGAAGAAGCTATTAACACTGATGGTGTTTCGAATCCTCACAGAATTAGAATAAGAAAATTTGGCTACAAATACTTTGTAGAACTCGACCTGGAAGTAAAAGGTGACATTACGGTCAATGAAGCGCACGAATTATCAAAAACCGTTGAAAGAAACATCAAGCAGAACATACCCAAAGTATATGATGTGCATGTCCATATTGAACCCCTGGGAAATGTAGAAAGAGAAACCTTTGGATTAGACAGGTCTCACATTTCCAGGAGAAAGGGTGGTACGGATGGATAGAGATAAGAGGCTAACTCTTCCAGCATTTTCGCCGGATAAATTTGGTGATATTCCTAACCTTTTCTGGATAATGAACGAAAAGGGCGAGATTCTCTTCGCAAATATGCGCTTCTTGAAGTTTTTCAGAAGAACACGCGAACAGGTCATTGGCAATACAATGGAAAATATAATAGAGAGGAGAAGTTCAAAAGAACTTTCAAAACTATTTCAAGTGCTTCTCAGAAAAAACGAAACCGTGCGTGAAGAACTGCTTTTCACCAGTGCAAATACCACCGGATTCTTTTCTGTGACCATGATACCTGTTTTTGACAACCGTAAATTAAGCCATGTTTTTTGCAGTGCCTTTGATCTGACTCCTATAAAAAATAGATACGCAAAAATCGCCAGGGATCGAACAGCGATAATTAGCATTTTGGCAAAATATTCTGAAAAGATCCTCCCGGAAGCAGAGAAACATTTGCGAATAATTTCTGAAGCTTCCACGATGATCGCAGTGGCTTTGCGCGAAAAGGAAAACCACAAAATCACAAAGGACTTTATAAAAGACATCAGAGAAGCCTCAATGCTTCATGACATTGGAAATTTGGAAATCCCGCAAGGATTGCTAAGCAAACCAAGCAGGCTCTCAAAAGATGAATATCAAATCGTGAAAGAACACACCTTAAAAGGGGTGGAAATAATAGAAGATTTTCTCCAGACAGGTTCTGCATTATTAAGAGTGTGCGCTGAAATAATCGGATACCATCATGAAACTTTTGACGGGAACGGTTATCCCCACGGGATTTCGGGAGCTGATATTCCATTGTCTGCAAGGATAGTGAGTGTGGCAGATAGTTATGCCTCCATGATGGTTAAAAGGCCTTACAGAGACGCTCTGAAAAGAGATGAAGCTTTAAAAATAATTAGTCAGGAAAAAGGTAAAAAATTCGATCCGGTGATTGTTGATGCATTTTTTTCAATTGAAAAAGAACTAAATACACTGGTGAATCTTGCTTGATTTATGGTTTAATTATAAGGATTCTAAATAACTCTTTGGGGGTGAAATACTATGAAAAAATTAGACGGGACGAGTACGCTTGGTAATTTAATGAAGGCTTTTGCAGGAGAATCTCAGGCGAGAAACCGGTACACCTTTTTTGCTTCAGTAGCCAGAAAAGAGGGATTCGAGCAAATTTCCGCGATTTTTCAGGAAACAGCCGAAAATGAAAAAGAACACGCCAAGCTCTTTTACAAGCACATTGTAGAGAACACCGAAAAGTTGCCAGCAGTTGTTCATGTGGATGCGGATTATCCGGTTGAATACCGTTCAACACTGGAGAATCTCAAAGCGGCTGCTGCAGGTGAGAATGAAGAATGGTCAGAACTCTACCCAACATTCGCCGATATTGCCGAAGAAGAAGGTTTTAAAGATATTGCCGAAACATTCAGGCAGGTAGCTAAGGTTGAAAAGAGGCATGAAGAACGCTATTTAAAACTCGCGGAAAATGTTGAAAAGGGGCAAGTTTTCAAGAAATCTGAAAAAATATTGTGGAAGTGCAGAAATTGCGGCTATATACTTGAAGCTTATGAAGCACCCGCAAAATGCCCTGCCTGCAAGCATCCACAAAGCTATTTCGAACTTTTCGTGGAAAACTATTGAAATAATGCGGGGGATATCCCCCGCTACACAAATTTTCTCAAAGAAGGCTC carries:
- a CDS encoding type IV pilus twitching motility protein PilT is translated as MQLDEILSKGENYGASDIHITPDKKVAFRIDGSLFNDNELQPSKEAVINLLKELEDKSGVELTEPAKKEVDFSFSYGESRVRGNLYFSDKLPILALRLIPKKIRTLEDLGYPSLFKEFCSPDKGLVLVAGPTGSGKSTTLAAMLEHINLNRPVHLITIEDPIEYVFESKLALIHQRELGQDTKSFANGLKYALRQDPDVILVGEMRDAETMELAMTAAETGHLVFSTIHTNSAATTPERIVGVFPPHQQNQIAMQLANSLLAVIYQRLLKHKSGKGRVAILEIMVVNQAIRNLIRERKFHQIESMMQAGGRFGMVTFDDALINAFKQGDISMEQVKNYARDPEAVTRRLI
- a CDS encoding alpha-amylase family glycosyl hydrolase, whose product is MFYELFLRSFADGNGDGIGDFKGATKRLDYLAELGITGIWLLPVMKSPSYHGYTVSDFYSINPSYGTIEDAREFLECAHAKGIKVILDMPLNHTAINHQWFLRALAGDKSHRKKYLWLERPEWLEARRHWDNQGVWSKLNGEYYYALFGPGSPDLNYENPELREEAKRILSFWLSLGFDGFRFDAAKHIFDFSTERGKCEYQHAKNLAFWKEMTEHCRKINPDAIFVSEVWDDPDVVDLYSSIFGIGFNFPLAYAIKESVMELNPNRMVEALYHVMNRYFEDVLQYSSGIFLTNHDMSRLLSYMKGDKEKAHLALSVLLTLPGIPFIYYGEELGMKGEYNEFANEAQLEPFPWFELGSGPMQTEWKAFTSNPPYSGTSYEVQSNESNSYFSKYKNILHFRKNNNWIDSAKILEVKAENNILFISVESKGKVALIVHNFDQKTVILDKKGNIVLINGELSEQKNSFSLGRMSSAMIEQ
- the rbr gene encoding rubrerythrin, producing MKKLDGTSTLGNLMKAFAGESQARNRYTFFASVARKEGFEQISAIFQETAENEKEHAKLFYKHIVENTEKLPAVVHVDADYPVEYRSTLENLKAAAAGENEEWSELYPTFADIAEEEGFKDIAETFRQVAKVEKRHEERYLKLAENVEKGQVFKKSEKILWKCRNCGYILEAYEAPAKCPACKHPQSYFELFVENY
- a CDS encoding pseudouridine-5'-phosphate glycosidase, coding for MSKAYVALESTVIAHGLPWPVNFKTALAMEEVVKREGAVPKTIGIINGNIKIGMTKDELKYLATTENVMKVGTAEIPVATAMKNNAATTVSATLRLSAREGIEVFATGGIGGVHRDVSWDVSQDIIELSKTDMVVVSAGVKSILDVEKTLEFLETFQVTVIGYQTDSFPLFHCRYSKYPLNITVETPEDIAAIFKEKRKLGIEGAILVANPIPEEYEVPYDELIKYVEMAVSEAKAKGVSGKGLTPFLLGRLSELSDGKTLEANVALLKNNASLAGKIAKALKKA
- the prfA gene encoding peptide chain release factor 1, with translation MNPVEILDSLRKQLREVEKELSSPEISSNPDKLMELSKKHAELREIFVIEEKIEAKERELREWEDLLELSPPDEQEEIKQTLEQLQSEIEKLHIELKMRLVPDENSDRNIIVEIRAGTGGEEAALFSADLFRMYTRFAERSGWKIDVLDVNETDLGGYKEIIFEIKGRDVFRKLRYESGVHRVQRVPRTESGGRIHTSAASVAILPEATELDVKIDPSELRIDTFRSSGAGGQHVNKTESAVRIVHIPTGITVSVQKDRSQHQNKARAMELLRARLFDMMQQDQLNKMSQKRKSQIGSGDRSEKIRTYNFPQNRVTDHRINYTSYRLMEILDGDLEELVSKLIEADLEIRLNELKDSLE
- a CDS encoding HD domain-containing phosphohydrolase; translated protein: MDRDKRLTLPAFSPDKFGDIPNLFWIMNEKGEILFANMRFLKFFRRTREQVIGNTMENIIERRSSKELSKLFQVLLRKNETVREELLFTSANTTGFFSVTMIPVFDNRKLSHVFCSAFDLTPIKNRYAKIARDRTAIISILAKYSEKILPEAEKHLRIISEASTMIAVALREKENHKITKDFIKDIREASMLHDIGNLEIPQGLLSKPSRLSKDEYQIVKEHTLKGVEIIEDFLQTGSALLRVCAEIIGYHHETFDGNGYPHGISGADIPLSARIVSVADSYASMMVKRPYRDALKRDEALKIISQEKGKKFDPVIVDAFFSIEKELNTLVNLA
- a CDS encoding cation diffusion facilitator family transporter, coding for MKSREERAKKGAIIGIAGNVFLSALKILTGLFTGSMAITADGLDSATDIMTSVITLVSTNLSKRPPDEEHPYGHERAETIASKIISMIIFFAGAQLAIFSIQKLISGKLVFENLPIVLSVALISSTGKYGLYRYKLHIGHKIDSNVFIADAMNMKNDIFISLSVAAGMVIVKLTGLFIFDAILGLFVSIFVIKTSIELFMSSSFELMDGIQPKDDIYRRVLEEAINTDGVSNPHRIRIRKFGYKYFVELDLEVKGDITVNEAHELSKTVERNIKQNIPKVYDVHVHIEPLGNVERETFGLDRSHISRRKGGTDG
- a CDS encoding rhomboid family intramembrane serine protease; this translates as MFPLRDTIPSRRKPYIMWVIIITNIFVFIYELFLSDGELLLLIYNHGLVPARYTKGQILLYNRYLIQYNRFDLSPFITSTFLHGGWTHLLGNMWTLFIFGDNVEDMLGHFRFLVYYILWGIGAGFLQFLLSPTSQIPVIGASGAIAGVMGAYLYFFPMSRILTFIPIFFLPFIIEVPAFIFLLVWFFIQFFNGTFSIIGANFSGVAWWAHVGGFIGGLYMARFFSKKYFRYH
- a CDS encoding Glu/Leu/Phe/Val family dehydrogenase, which translates into the protein MAEISLFENALKQFRKAAKVMELDPCLADVLMHPKRELTVNFPVRMDDGSVKVFTGHRVQHNIARGPAKGGIRYHPNVTLDEVKALAFWMTWKCAVVGIPYGGGKGGVEVDPAELSAAELERLSRRFFSEIQVIIGEDKDIPAPDVNTNAQIMSWFMDTYSMNVGHSVLGIVTGKPMDIGGSAGRPEATGRGVRVVTEEAINYKGLDAESSTVAVQGFGNVGSFAAKLIQDELGAKIVALSDVSGGIYNPDGLDIDEVIAYRDQNNGVIKGYPNATTITNEELLALDVDILIPAALENAITMENVDNVKAKIIVEGANGPITPEAEEVLLKKDIFIVPDFLANAGGVTVSYFEWVQGLQWYFWDIEDVRKALHKIMRQAFGSVVNTMHKYNTDMRTAAYIVAIDRVATATKLRGIYP